A genomic stretch from Telopea speciosissima isolate NSW1024214 ecotype Mountain lineage chromosome 7, Tspe_v1, whole genome shotgun sequence includes:
- the LOC122670120 gene encoding thioredoxin-related transmembrane protein 2 isoform X2, with the protein MEKKPLPWLNMIVSEPFYLSHFLLFFSYFVVRSSAAQVLSPENISRLLRWEIQATLAITVYTVVKMVKEESWEAFFADTLFYGKGLLLGVALIMDYHLAFCYFVGFLVLFVSTQQPVYDGLGNSVQLTPLQLETLLTEGNTSRFWLVEFRALCTPTCIRSSRLFPELSVIYSNKNLSFGIVDLGLFPNAAEKFGISLGVGMGMGQLPTYILFDNAVEVARFPEVDFEAKASRTPITKRLLCRYFELDRHLVEYLHG; encoded by the exons ATGGAGAAGAAGCCGCTTCCATGGCTGAACATGATCGTTTCAGAGCCATTCTACCTTTCTCACTTTCTCCTGTTCTTCTCCTATTTCGTTGTTCGCAGCTCCGCAGCTCAAGTGCTTTCACCTGAAAATATTTCTCGTCTCCTTCGTTGG GAAATTCAAGCAACATTGGCGATTACAGTCTATACTGTCGTCAAG ATGGTCAAAGAGGAGAGTTGGGAAGCTTTCTTTGCAGATACTCTGTTTTATGGAAAG GGTTTACTTCTCGGAGTTGCTTTGATCATGGACTATCATCTAGCTTTCTGTTACTTTGTGGGATTCTTAG TGCTGTTTGTTTCAACTCAGCAACCAGTTTATGATGGATTAG GTAATTCAGTCCAGTTGACACCATTACAGTTGGAAACCTTGTTGACCGAAGGAAACACATCAAGATTCTGGCTG GTTGAATTTCGAGCTTTGTGTACTCCTACTTGCATACGTTCAAGTCGTTTGTTTCCTGAACTCTCTGTTAT ATATTCAAACAAGAATTTATCTTTTGGTATAGTGGATCTTGGGCTCTTCCCAAATGCAGCAGAAAAATTTGGAATATCCTTGGGAG TGGGCATGGGCATGGGCCAACTTCCGACATATATATTATTTGACAACGCAGTGGAGGTTGCACGCTTTCCGGAGGTGGATTTTGAAGCCAAAGCTTCTCGTACTCCCATTACTAAG AGACTTCTCTGTCGATATTTCGAGCTTGATCGGCATCTTGTTGAGTATTTACATG GCTAA
- the LOC122670120 gene encoding thioredoxin-related transmembrane protein 2 isoform X3, with protein sequence MEKKPLPWLNMIVSEPFYLSHFLLFFSYFVVRSSAAQVLSPENISRLLRWEIQATLAITVYTVVKMVKEESWEAFFADTLFYGKGLLLGVALIMDYHLAFCYFVGFLVLFVSTQQPVYDGLGNSVQLTPLQLETLLTEGNTSRFWLVEFRALCTPTCIRSSRLFPELSVIYSNKNLSFGIVDLGLFPNAAEKFGISLGVGMGQLPTYILFDNAVEVARFPEVDFEAKASRTPITKRLLCRYFELDRHLVEYLHGK encoded by the exons ATGGAGAAGAAGCCGCTTCCATGGCTGAACATGATCGTTTCAGAGCCATTCTACCTTTCTCACTTTCTCCTGTTCTTCTCCTATTTCGTTGTTCGCAGCTCCGCAGCTCAAGTGCTTTCACCTGAAAATATTTCTCGTCTCCTTCGTTGG GAAATTCAAGCAACATTGGCGATTACAGTCTATACTGTCGTCAAG ATGGTCAAAGAGGAGAGTTGGGAAGCTTTCTTTGCAGATACTCTGTTTTATGGAAAG GGTTTACTTCTCGGAGTTGCTTTGATCATGGACTATCATCTAGCTTTCTGTTACTTTGTGGGATTCTTAG TGCTGTTTGTTTCAACTCAGCAACCAGTTTATGATGGATTAG GTAATTCAGTCCAGTTGACACCATTACAGTTGGAAACCTTGTTGACCGAAGGAAACACATCAAGATTCTGGCTG GTTGAATTTCGAGCTTTGTGTACTCCTACTTGCATACGTTCAAGTCGTTTGTTTCCTGAACTCTCTGTTAT ATATTCAAACAAGAATTTATCTTTTGGTATAGTGGATCTTGGGCTCTTCCCAAATGCAGCAGAAAAATTTGGAATATCCTTGGGAG TGGGCATGGGCCAACTTCCGACATATATATTATTTGACAACGCAGTGGAGGTTGCACGCTTTCCGGAGGTGGATTTTGAAGCCAAAGCTTCTCGTACTCCCATTACTAAG AGACTTCTCTGTCGATATTTCGAGCTTGATCGGCATCTTGTTGAGTATTTACATGGTAAATAA
- the LOC122670120 gene encoding thioredoxin-related transmembrane protein 2 isoform X1 translates to MEKKPLPWLNMIVSEPFYLSHFLLFFSYFVVRSSAAQVLSPENISRLLRWEIQATLAITVYTVVKMVKEESWEAFFADTLFYGKGLLLGVALIMDYHLAFCYFVGFLVLFVSTQQPVYDGLGNSVQLTPLQLETLLTEGNTSRFWLVEFRALCTPTCIRSSRLFPELSVIYSNKNLSFGIVDLGLFPNAAEKFGISLGVGMGMGQLPTYILFDNAVEVARFPEVDFEAKASRTPITKRLLCRYFELDRHLVEYLHGK, encoded by the exons ATGGAGAAGAAGCCGCTTCCATGGCTGAACATGATCGTTTCAGAGCCATTCTACCTTTCTCACTTTCTCCTGTTCTTCTCCTATTTCGTTGTTCGCAGCTCCGCAGCTCAAGTGCTTTCACCTGAAAATATTTCTCGTCTCCTTCGTTGG GAAATTCAAGCAACATTGGCGATTACAGTCTATACTGTCGTCAAG ATGGTCAAAGAGGAGAGTTGGGAAGCTTTCTTTGCAGATACTCTGTTTTATGGAAAG GGTTTACTTCTCGGAGTTGCTTTGATCATGGACTATCATCTAGCTTTCTGTTACTTTGTGGGATTCTTAG TGCTGTTTGTTTCAACTCAGCAACCAGTTTATGATGGATTAG GTAATTCAGTCCAGTTGACACCATTACAGTTGGAAACCTTGTTGACCGAAGGAAACACATCAAGATTCTGGCTG GTTGAATTTCGAGCTTTGTGTACTCCTACTTGCATACGTTCAAGTCGTTTGTTTCCTGAACTCTCTGTTAT ATATTCAAACAAGAATTTATCTTTTGGTATAGTGGATCTTGGGCTCTTCCCAAATGCAGCAGAAAAATTTGGAATATCCTTGGGAG TGGGCATGGGCATGGGCCAACTTCCGACATATATATTATTTGACAACGCAGTGGAGGTTGCACGCTTTCCGGAGGTGGATTTTGAAGCCAAAGCTTCTCGTACTCCCATTACTAAG AGACTTCTCTGTCGATATTTCGAGCTTGATCGGCATCTTGTTGAGTATTTACATGGTAAATAA